The following are encoded in a window of Telmatobacter sp. DSM 110680 genomic DNA:
- a CDS encoding SDR family NAD(P)-dependent oxidoreductase produces MSLKGKIVFITGASAGIGAATALAFAAEGARLLLAARRAGRLAEVASRALEKGAPSVHSIDLDVRDHRAVQNAIDGLPPEWSEIDILVNNAGLSRGLDKIYMGKIEDWDEMIDTNVKGLLYVTRSVVPGMVVRGRGHVISLGSTAGELAYPNGAVYCGTKAAERLINDGLRQDVLGSLIRVTSVDPGMVETDFSLVRFRGDTERAAKVYKGVQPLTPEDVAEVIVWAASRPAHVNIARVLLTPVQQANSILFHRNE; encoded by the coding sequence ATGAGCCTTAAAGGGAAGATTGTCTTCATCACTGGAGCCAGCGCCGGAATTGGCGCGGCCACTGCTCTAGCCTTCGCCGCTGAAGGAGCCCGCCTCCTTCTCGCCGCCCGCCGCGCCGGCCGTCTCGCCGAAGTTGCATCTCGCGCCCTGGAGAAAGGTGCTCCCTCTGTCCACTCCATCGACCTCGATGTGCGCGACCATCGCGCCGTGCAGAACGCCATCGACGGCCTTCCGCCTGAGTGGTCGGAGATCGACATCCTCGTCAATAACGCCGGACTGAGCCGCGGCCTCGACAAAATTTATATGGGCAAGATCGAAGACTGGGACGAGATGATCGACACCAACGTGAAGGGCTTGCTGTACGTCACCCGCTCCGTAGTCCCAGGAATGGTCGTGCGCGGCCGCGGCCACGTCATCAGCTTAGGCTCAACCGCCGGCGAACTCGCCTATCCGAATGGCGCGGTCTATTGCGGTACTAAAGCAGCAGAGCGTCTGATCAACGACGGCCTCCGCCAGGATGTGCTTGGATCTCTTATTCGCGTTACCAGCGTAGATCCCGGCATGGTCGAGACCGATTTCAGCCTCGTTCGTTTCCGCGGCGACACTGAGCGCGCTGCCAAGGTCTACAAAGGCGTTCAACCACTCACGCCCGAGGACGTGGCCGAAGTGATAGTTTGGGCCGCCAGCCGTCCCGCCCACGTCAACATCGCGCGCGTCCTGCTAACCCCCGTCCAGCAGGCGAACTCGATCCTCTTCCACCGCAACGAGTAG
- a CDS encoding NAD(P)-dependent oxidoreductase, producing the protein MKIGFLGLGKMGSAMALRLLAAGHELSVWNRTEGRTEPLAREGAIVAGTPAEAELGADVVITMLFDDHAHEEVLFGSNGLMEALTPSTLHISCSTISVALSERLTAEHARRGIPFVAAPVFGRPNVAEEGRLWIVMAGSDTAMAKARPVLAPLSRGISVIGPEPRQAHALKLGGNFLISTMIQSLSEAFVFAKSQDINPAVFLDAVNSALFQSPFYAAYGNVMLNPPEHAGASIDLGAKDTRLLRQAAASRNTRLSLADNLAEIFEQAKQAGLADQDWAVGQYRIAQLRGLLNP; encoded by the coding sequence ATGAAAATTGGATTTTTGGGACTCGGCAAGATGGGATCAGCTATGGCGCTGCGCCTGCTTGCTGCGGGCCACGAATTGTCAGTGTGGAATAGAACCGAAGGACGAACAGAGCCTCTGGCGCGCGAAGGCGCAATCGTAGCAGGAACCCCGGCGGAAGCTGAGCTCGGCGCCGACGTCGTGATCACGATGCTCTTCGATGACCATGCGCACGAAGAAGTTCTCTTTGGCTCGAACGGATTGATGGAAGCACTGACACCCTCCACTCTGCACATTTCATGCAGCACCATTAGCGTTGCCCTATCCGAGCGCCTAACCGCGGAACACGCACGACGCGGCATTCCCTTCGTTGCCGCCCCTGTCTTTGGCCGCCCAAACGTCGCCGAAGAGGGTCGTCTCTGGATCGTCATGGCCGGCTCGGATACCGCGATGGCCAAAGCTCGTCCTGTGCTTGCGCCACTTTCCCGCGGTATCTCCGTCATCGGGCCGGAACCCCGCCAGGCCCACGCCCTCAAACTTGGCGGCAACTTCCTCATCAGCACCATGATTCAGTCGCTCAGCGAGGCCTTCGTTTTCGCAAAGTCTCAAGATATTAACCCCGCTGTCTTCCTTGACGCTGTGAACAGCGCACTTTTTCAGTCGCCTTTCTATGCCGCCTACGGCAATGTAATGCTGAATCCGCCCGAACATGCCGGAGCCAGCATCGATCTCGGGGCGAAGGACACGCGGCTGCTCCGCCAAGCCGCCGCCAGCCGCAATACCCGCCTCAGCCTCGCCGATAATCTCGCCGAAATCTTTGAGCAGGCCAAACAAGCAGGCCTCGCAGATCAGGACTGGGCCGTTGGCCAATACCGCATTGCCCAACTCCGTGGCTTATTGAATCCGTGA
- a CDS encoding HipA family kinase, which yields MLRTAMATRYVVPLREGGSLPAIVEADDLGLYVVKFRGAGQGILALIAELLAGEIGRALGLRVPEIVLMEIDAALGRNEPDYEIRQLLKASTGINLALDYLPGSTMFDPAARDKAPADEASMMVWFDAYTQNIDRTPRNANLLVWHRKLYPIDHGAALFFHHDWPSREKKIAAPFVEIEQHILLPWATEIAQAAKMAHERLTEPVLSGIVELIPDAWLETIPGSVDAAERRAGYLEFFTRRLETSSIFEEEAIRAQTRLV from the coding sequence ATGCTGCGAACGGCCATGGCGACGCGTTATGTTGTTCCGCTCCGCGAAGGCGGTTCTCTGCCTGCGATTGTCGAGGCCGATGACCTAGGCCTGTACGTGGTGAAGTTCAGAGGTGCGGGGCAAGGGATTCTGGCTCTGATTGCCGAACTATTGGCGGGCGAGATCGGGCGCGCACTGGGGTTGCGCGTGCCTGAGATCGTGCTGATGGAGATTGACGCGGCGCTGGGACGCAATGAGCCGGACTACGAGATTCGACAATTGCTGAAAGCGAGCACGGGAATCAATTTAGCGCTCGATTATCTGCCGGGTTCAACCATGTTCGATCCGGCGGCGCGGGATAAGGCTCCGGCCGATGAGGCTTCGATGATGGTGTGGTTTGACGCCTACACGCAGAACATCGATCGTACGCCGCGCAATGCGAACCTGCTGGTATGGCATCGCAAGTTGTACCCGATCGATCACGGAGCAGCGCTGTTCTTTCATCACGACTGGCCATCGCGCGAAAAGAAGATTGCCGCGCCCTTTGTCGAGATCGAGCAGCACATCCTGCTGCCGTGGGCGACGGAGATTGCGCAGGCAGCGAAGATGGCGCATGAACGTCTGACGGAGCCGGTTTTGAGCGGAATTGTTGAGCTGATACCCGATGCATGGCTCGAGACTATTCCGGGCAGTGTGGATGCCGCTGAGAGGCGTGCGGGATATCTGGAGTTCTTCACGCGGCGGCTCGAGACTTCGTCGATTTTTGAAGAGGAGGCGATCCGTGCCCAGACCCGCCTCGTTTGA
- a CDS encoding DUF3037 domain-containing protein has translation MPRPASFDYAILRVVPRVERQEFINAGVVAFCLEKKFLAARIHLDAERLKALWPHADVELAREHLEAVRRICEGDPAAGPIAKLSQRERFHWIISPRSTIIQPSPVHTGVCDGTDALLDRLAKQFLDVCG, from the coding sequence GTGCCCAGACCCGCCTCGTTTGATTACGCGATTCTGCGCGTGGTGCCGCGCGTGGAGCGGCAGGAGTTCATCAACGCTGGGGTTGTGGCGTTCTGCCTGGAGAAGAAGTTTCTTGCCGCGAGGATTCATCTGGATGCGGAAAGGCTGAAGGCTCTATGGCCGCATGCTGATGTAGAGCTTGCACGAGAGCATCTGGAGGCCGTGCGGCGGATTTGCGAGGGCGATCCGGCGGCGGGGCCGATTGCGAAGCTTTCGCAACGAGAGCGCTTTCACTGGATCATTTCCCCGCGCAGCACGATCATCCAGCCGTCGCCGGTGCACACGGGCGTCTGCGATGGGACGGATGCATTGCTAGATCGGCTGGCCAAGCAGTTTTTAGATGTGTGCGGCTGA
- a CDS encoding DinB family protein, translated as MQSIIVKHLTTSRDFTLKVAEAMPAEDYGFKLTAPQMSFAEQLVHLSQGLTYFLAPFSEEKPNPAKPKSESKEDVIAFVRQSFDDAITKVKALTPEQMAKTYKNEGGEGSGTEFLLGMLDHTTHHRASAEMYLRAKGVTPPEYQF; from the coding sequence ATGCAATCGATCATCGTGAAACATCTGACGACATCGCGAGACTTTACTCTAAAGGTGGCCGAAGCCATGCCGGCTGAAGATTACGGATTCAAATTAACTGCTCCGCAGATGTCCTTTGCAGAGCAGTTGGTCCATCTTTCCCAGGGACTCACATACTTCCTTGCGCCGTTCTCAGAAGAAAAGCCGAATCCTGCAAAGCCAAAATCAGAGTCGAAAGAGGATGTGATCGCCTTTGTGCGGCAGTCATTCGATGATGCCATCACCAAGGTGAAAGCACTCACGCCTGAACAGATGGCAAAGACATACAAGAACGAGGGGGGAGAGGGCTCGGGAACAGAGTTTTTACTGGGCATGCTCGACCATACGACACATCATCGAGCGTCGGCTGAAATGTACCTGCGCGCCAAGGGAGTCACCCCGCCTGAGTATCAGTTTTGA
- a CDS encoding spore coat U domain-containing protein, protein MMRRLELTLFLIVACSSQRAAAQTGCTLSITTLNFGVYNAALLNGTATGTVICAGSWNIPLNAGTGAGATETIRKMTGPGGAELSYELFTNAARTTNWGNTTGNEATGTGNATITVYGQIPAGQYFAQGTYSDTVSSATESFTVTVQIQATCTIAANPLNFGAYSGASLDASTSLSVSCTKAAAYNVGLSAGAAPGATVTNRSMTGPAASLLSYKLFSNSGYSTNWGNTVGTDTLLGVGTGVAQSLTVYGQIPAGQWVRPGSYSDTITATLTY, encoded by the coding sequence ATGATGCGGAGACTCGAACTGACCTTGTTCTTGATCGTAGCCTGTTCGTCCCAAAGGGCCGCTGCGCAAACGGGCTGCACGCTATCCATCACGACATTGAATTTTGGCGTGTACAACGCCGCTCTTCTAAATGGGACAGCCACCGGCACGGTAATATGCGCCGGCTCATGGAACATTCCACTCAATGCTGGAACCGGCGCGGGCGCCACTGAAACTATTCGGAAAATGACTGGTCCCGGGGGCGCGGAACTCAGCTATGAGTTGTTTACCAATGCCGCACGCACCACGAATTGGGGCAATACCACGGGTAACGAGGCGACAGGTACCGGCAACGCGACGATCACCGTTTATGGCCAGATTCCTGCTGGCCAGTATTTCGCCCAGGGAACCTATTCGGATACAGTCTCGTCCGCAACTGAATCGTTCACCGTTACTGTACAAATCCAAGCCACGTGCACGATTGCGGCGAACCCTCTCAATTTTGGCGCTTACTCTGGAGCGTCGCTGGATGCCTCAACCAGCCTCTCTGTCTCTTGCACAAAAGCTGCCGCATACAACGTCGGCCTCAGCGCTGGAGCTGCACCCGGCGCCACTGTGACCAACCGCAGCATGACCGGCCCCGCCGCTTCACTTTTGAGCTACAAGCTTTTCAGCAACTCCGGATACTCCACTAACTGGGGCAACACTGTCGGTACTGATACACTACTCGGCGTCGGAACCGGAGTCGCTCAGTCTCTCACGGTTTACGGACAGATTCCAGCTGGACAATGGGTCCGACCAGGGAGTTATTCCGATACAATCACCGCCACCCTTACCTACTGA
- a CDS encoding fimbria/pilus outer membrane usher protein — MFRSNDHNDHRAIGAARLSLIGLLALLLLIMPLSSVADDKSESGVTDGVPSPNSDETLLLDVQINGQSIGKVGEFILRRGKLMARPDELRDLGFLVPTASGSKPGGLITLSDIPGLIWSLDLKNLELHITVSERHLMPTVLQPSGRSARSEHREIESGTGMTLNYDAVGSFSRGAAGGTGSLDVRAFSPLGIASSDWLGYAGATSGTHGSNTVTRLDSAYTFADVNSLRRYNLGDFISGGLSWTRPFHLGGAQINSDFSMRPDLITFPLPTISGSTAVPSTVDILADGNLMVASQVGAGPFEVPQLPVVSGAGTISMTVTNALGQQVTLTQPFYASSALLAPGLQTFAVQSGLVRRNWGSLSNDYGKVAGNAIYRRGLTSKFTVEGTVEGTQGTFLSGAGGVVQIGNLGALNFAGSASAASARIGDQLSLGAQRIGRVFSLGGSAIVADKNYRDVASINGDGVPRKQLSAFSSLYLRKFGSLGAAYAGIDKDAAPNTGQQGSLTAEHSHVVSASYSRQMHRVSVFVTGFDNLAGTGSNGVQFGVTLPFGRRSSVSMSASSDGSGQVQAQKSAALIGEWGYDAYVSAGNSNHEFGQVQYKSPVGLFTAGVDHSAGTTTMRIESQGALSWVDKGLFPSNTIYDSFAIVDTKPVPHVHVLQENRAVGRTSSSCRLLVPDMRSFDLNHIAITPTDIPPDVKIDVAAREMRPQDRSGVVVRFPVIVNHAALLQIVDAGGHPLPLGTSVTLLATGAVFPVGYDGAAYVESLASHNELAVERENGRQCAVTFDYKPIVGEIPSIGPLRCLEKRP, encoded by the coding sequence TTGTTTCGAAGCAATGATCACAACGATCACAGAGCCATCGGAGCGGCACGGCTCAGCTTGATCGGACTTCTCGCTCTCTTGCTGCTGATTATGCCTCTATCGTCTGTAGCCGACGATAAATCTGAGAGCGGGGTAACCGACGGAGTACCCAGCCCTAATTCGGACGAGACACTGCTTCTGGACGTTCAAATCAATGGTCAATCCATCGGGAAGGTCGGTGAGTTCATATTGCGCCGCGGTAAGTTGATGGCGCGACCCGATGAGTTGCGCGATCTCGGCTTTCTGGTTCCCACGGCGTCCGGATCGAAGCCCGGCGGTCTCATTACCTTATCCGACATACCTGGCTTGATTTGGAGCCTCGATCTCAAAAATCTGGAACTGCACATAACCGTCAGCGAAAGGCACTTGATGCCGACGGTATTGCAGCCCAGTGGAAGAAGTGCGCGTTCCGAGCATCGGGAGATCGAAAGCGGCACTGGGATGACGTTGAACTATGATGCGGTTGGTTCATTTTCGAGGGGCGCGGCAGGCGGCACAGGTTCGCTGGATGTGCGAGCCTTTTCGCCCTTGGGTATCGCAAGTTCTGACTGGCTGGGCTATGCGGGCGCGACGAGTGGCACCCATGGCTCAAACACAGTAACACGGCTTGATTCTGCCTACACCTTCGCTGACGTCAATTCGCTGCGTCGCTATAACCTTGGCGACTTCATCTCTGGCGGCCTCTCATGGACGCGCCCGTTTCACCTTGGGGGGGCGCAAATTAACTCAGACTTCAGCATGCGGCCGGATCTCATCACGTTTCCACTGCCCACAATCTCCGGATCTACCGCCGTTCCTTCGACCGTCGATATATTGGCAGACGGCAACTTGATGGTTGCCAGTCAGGTAGGTGCCGGACCATTCGAGGTGCCACAACTCCCTGTCGTGTCTGGCGCGGGGACAATCTCAATGACCGTGACCAATGCACTCGGGCAACAAGTAACGTTGACCCAGCCTTTCTATGCCAGTTCCGCTCTTCTCGCTCCCGGATTACAAACCTTCGCTGTGCAATCCGGACTTGTGCGCCGCAACTGGGGCAGCCTCAGCAACGACTATGGAAAGGTTGCGGGAAATGCCATCTATCGTCGCGGTCTGACCTCGAAATTCACCGTTGAGGGAACCGTAGAAGGTACTCAAGGAACGTTCTTGTCAGGCGCAGGAGGAGTGGTGCAGATCGGCAATCTCGGCGCGCTCAACTTCGCCGGATCCGCCAGCGCCGCTTCAGCACGTATCGGGGACCAACTTTCGCTAGGCGCACAGCGGATCGGCAGGGTTTTTAGCTTGGGCGGCTCAGCGATAGTGGCCGACAAGAATTATCGGGATGTAGCTTCGATCAACGGCGATGGCGTACCTAGAAAGCAGCTCAGCGCGTTTTCAAGTCTCTATCTCAGGAAATTTGGCTCGCTGGGCGCAGCCTATGCCGGAATCGATAAGGATGCGGCACCCAATACCGGCCAACAAGGCAGCCTGACAGCCGAGCATTCGCATGTTGTCTCGGCAAGCTACTCCCGACAAATGCATCGTGTCTCGGTCTTCGTGACAGGGTTTGACAACCTTGCCGGCACCGGCAGCAACGGTGTGCAATTTGGTGTGACCCTCCCGTTTGGCAGGCGGAGCTCCGTCAGCATGAGTGCGAGCTCCGACGGAAGCGGACAAGTCCAGGCACAAAAGTCCGCGGCGTTGATTGGCGAGTGGGGTTACGACGCATACGTTTCAGCCGGTAATTCCAACCACGAATTCGGCCAGGTCCAATATAAGTCACCGGTAGGCCTATTCACTGCGGGAGTCGACCACAGCGCCGGTACAACCACGATGCGCATCGAATCCCAGGGCGCACTCTCGTGGGTCGACAAAGGTTTGTTCCCGTCCAATACCATCTATGACAGCTTTGCCATTGTCGATACCAAACCAGTTCCGCACGTCCATGTCCTCCAAGAGAACCGCGCCGTAGGCAGGACTAGCTCCTCATGCCGCCTGCTCGTACCGGATATGCGTTCTTTCGATCTCAATCACATTGCGATCACGCCCACGGACATCCCGCCGGACGTTAAGATCGACGTTGCTGCCCGCGAGATGCGACCCCAGGATCGCTCCGGCGTCGTTGTCAGATTCCCAGTGATCGTCAATCACGCCGCGCTGCTGCAAATAGTAGATGCAGGTGGGCACCCTTTGCCTCTTGGAACATCCGTCACTCTCCTTGCAACGGGTGCCGTCTTCCCCGTCGGATACGATGGCGCCGCATATGTTGAAAGCCTGGCCTCGCATAATGAGCTTGCCGTCGAGCGCGAGAATGGGCGTCAATGCGCCGTCACCTTCGACTACAAGCCAATCGTCGGCGAAATCCCATCGATTGGACCATTGCGTTGCCTTGAGAAGAGACCATGA
- a CDS encoding fimbria/pilus periplasmic chaperone, whose product MILCHRIAVAEALAAILVLATSLAAGAQVLSVQPVNIFLAPGQSATTLTVTNQGASKTAVQIRAYAWSQHGDDDKLAASEQVVVSPPIAMIDPGSSQVVRLILRLPPLGNDPEATYRILVDQIPPPAEPGIVHVVLRLSIPIFALPPTRTFPNVQFHVEVNAGQIYLTGMNTGLRHESIREIELSTQDGRKFKSAPGLSPYILAGVTRRWNIIAQGSLPQPGEILHLTAQGIAGAIEEQVRVVSKQ is encoded by the coding sequence ATGATCTTGTGCCACCGCATCGCAGTTGCCGAAGCGCTGGCCGCCATTCTCGTACTCGCGACGAGTTTGGCGGCTGGGGCGCAGGTATTATCGGTTCAACCTGTGAACATTTTTCTGGCGCCTGGTCAGAGCGCTACAACCTTAACGGTGACCAACCAGGGCGCCAGCAAAACAGCTGTTCAGATTCGTGCGTACGCCTGGAGTCAGCATGGGGATGACGATAAGTTGGCAGCCTCAGAACAAGTAGTAGTGAGCCCGCCGATCGCCATGATTGATCCAGGATCCAGCCAAGTAGTGCGACTCATTCTGCGCCTGCCGCCACTCGGTAACGACCCGGAAGCCACCTATCGAATTTTGGTCGACCAAATTCCGCCCCCGGCGGAACCAGGAATTGTGCACGTCGTGTTGCGTCTGTCGATTCCGATTTTCGCGCTGCCGCCGACTCGGACATTTCCCAATGTTCAGTTTCACGTCGAAGTCAATGCGGGGCAGATCTATCTAACAGGGATGAACACTGGTCTCCGCCATGAATCGATACGCGAAATTGAACTGTCAACGCAGGATGGTCGCAAGTTCAAATCTGCGCCGGGCCTGTCTCCGTATATTCTCGCCGGCGTAACCCGGCGCTGGAACATTATTGCGCAGGGTTCTCTGCCGCAGCCCGGCGAAATCTTGCATTTGACCGCGCAAGGGATCGCCGGGGCTATCGAAGAGCAGGTCAGAGTTGTTTCGAAGCAATGA
- a CDS encoding spore coat U domain-containing protein: MKFSNLIKSIATTVAIGALTMGLAPTSFAATATANMSVNATVNANCIISTNALAFAAYTGAVDNATTTISVTCTNTTPYNVGLDQGKTSGATVLTRQMLNGAATLNYALFSNSGMTTNWGNSTGSWVGGTGSGAAQTLTVYGQIAANQYVTPGSYTDTIIATVNY; this comes from the coding sequence ATGAAGTTTTCCAATCTGATTAAGAGCATCGCAACAACCGTCGCAATTGGTGCTCTAACGATGGGCCTCGCGCCGACATCTTTTGCCGCCACCGCCACCGCCAACATGAGCGTCAATGCAACCGTGAATGCGAATTGCATTATCTCTACGAACGCACTCGCCTTCGCGGCATACACGGGCGCGGTTGACAATGCTACGACCACCATTTCGGTCACCTGCACAAATACCACTCCGTACAATGTTGGACTTGATCAAGGCAAGACATCCGGTGCAACCGTACTGACCCGTCAGATGCTGAATGGCGCTGCCACTCTGAATTATGCATTGTTCTCGAATTCCGGAATGACCACGAATTGGGGCAACTCCACTGGCAGCTGGGTGGGTGGAACTGGAAGCGGAGCAGCCCAGACGCTCACGGTCTATGGCCAAATCGCTGCCAACCAATATGTAACGCCAGGTTCGTACACCGACACAATCATCGCCACGGTCAACTACTAA
- a CDS encoding spore coat U domain-containing protein: protein MSARHALSVLVSCFLVFNLAPECAEAATATTSLGVSATVQATCVVSASSMNFGAYTGAALSATSAISVNCTNSTPYNVGLSAGLAPGATVNNRLMVGPGPALLSYALSSNSKGIVNWGKTVGADTIAGTGNGTPQALSVYGQIPAGQFITTGAYSDTIAVTVIY from the coding sequence ATGTCTGCGAGACACGCGTTATCTGTTTTGGTTTCGTGTTTCTTGGTATTCAACCTGGCCCCTGAGTGCGCGGAAGCCGCGACGGCTACCACGTCGTTAGGTGTTTCCGCCACGGTTCAGGCCACCTGCGTGGTTTCTGCATCTTCGATGAACTTTGGAGCTTATACGGGTGCAGCCCTTAGCGCAACTTCCGCCATATCCGTTAACTGCACAAACTCCACTCCCTACAACGTAGGTCTTAGCGCTGGTTTGGCCCCTGGCGCCACGGTCAATAATCGATTGATGGTTGGCCCAGGCCCCGCTCTGCTCTCTTACGCGCTCTCTTCAAATTCGAAAGGCATTGTAAATTGGGGCAAGACTGTGGGCGCCGACACGATTGCTGGAACAGGGAACGGAACACCGCAGGCGCTCTCTGTGTACGGCCAGATTCCAGCGGGACAGTTCATCACGACAGGCGCTTACTCTGACACCATAGCCGTCACTGTTATCTACTAA
- a CDS encoding response regulator transcription factor: MEQQPIRIVLADDHPVVRIGVRNMLNERDGFEVVGEADDGDEAITQTLEKTPDILLLDVQMPRLPGLEAMRAIMNGSPTVKIILLTSTITTQQIIEALHIGARGIVLKDALAGALHTSIRTVYAGDYWIGGKRVVNLVSALHELMRQAQPPQRKTYGLTPRELDVVGCIVEGCSNRDIAKQFTLSEETVKRHLSNIFDKTGVSTRLELALFAIAHQLVTPQQ, translated from the coding sequence GTGGAACAACAACCGATCCGCATAGTATTGGCCGACGATCACCCTGTCGTGCGCATCGGCGTGCGCAATATGCTCAACGAGCGTGACGGCTTTGAAGTTGTAGGCGAAGCCGATGACGGCGATGAGGCGATCACCCAGACCCTGGAGAAGACACCCGACATCCTGCTTCTTGATGTTCAGATGCCGCGCCTTCCCGGCCTTGAAGCCATGCGCGCCATCATGAACGGCTCGCCCACCGTCAAGATCATCCTCCTTACCTCCACCATCACCACCCAGCAGATTATTGAGGCGCTGCACATCGGCGCCCGCGGCATCGTGTTAAAGGATGCCCTGGCAGGCGCATTGCACACTTCTATCCGCACAGTCTATGCCGGTGATTATTGGATCGGTGGGAAGCGCGTCGTCAACCTGGTATCCGCACTGCACGAGCTCATGCGCCAGGCCCAGCCCCCGCAGCGGAAGACCTACGGCCTGACTCCGCGCGAACTCGACGTGGTCGGCTGCATTGTTGAAGGCTGCAGCAATCGCGATATTGCCAAGCAGTTCACCCTCAGCGAAGAAACCGTGAAGCGCCACCTGTCTAACATCTTCGACAAAACCGGCGTCTCCACTCGTCTTGAGTTGGCCCTGTTCGCGATAGCCCATCAGCTAGTCACGCCACAACAGTAA
- a CDS encoding response regulator — MLGIGEKNELPTILLVDDDLVSREVIATVLTLHGHMVHSAEDGDEALQMLRAGSVRPGLVLLDTQLPGLSGSELIAKLRQFGQDEIILISGTTPSDELIAAADGFLLKPFAPEDLQKLLNQHNPKIDQPDVADAEELVINPTTLAQFRQLMTESTVREIYIAVVTDLHKRLEALEKAIATGNIDEVRRIGHAIKGGCGMAGCMQAARLGAIFETKSEGESGIDQLDNFKRALLELYSATQRLERMLEKEFPA; from the coding sequence ATGCTCGGCATAGGTGAAAAGAACGAACTTCCTACCATTCTCTTGGTTGACGACGACTTGGTTAGCCGGGAAGTGATCGCCACTGTCCTCACGCTGCACGGTCACATGGTGCACAGCGCGGAAGATGGAGATGAGGCTTTGCAGATGCTCCGAGCGGGCTCGGTAAGACCGGGACTGGTGTTGTTAGACACGCAGCTACCGGGACTGAGCGGGTCGGAACTGATCGCGAAGCTTCGACAGTTTGGCCAGGACGAAATCATTCTCATCAGCGGCACTACACCTTCCGACGAACTCATCGCTGCAGCGGATGGTTTTTTGCTGAAGCCGTTTGCGCCCGAGGACCTGCAAAAACTGCTCAACCAGCATAATCCAAAGATTGACCAGCCGGATGTCGCAGACGCTGAAGAGCTGGTGATTAATCCCACAACACTCGCCCAGTTTCGTCAGCTCATGACGGAGTCGACGGTCCGAGAAATCTACATCGCCGTCGTGACTGATCTCCACAAGCGCCTTGAAGCACTGGAAAAGGCAATTGCCACCGGTAATATTGACGAGGTCCGGCGTATCGGCCACGCGATCAAAGGCGGTTGCGGGATGGCCGGTTGTATGCAGGCAGCCCGCCTCGGAGCGATCTTCGAGACAAAAAGTGAAGGCGAGTCCGGGATTGACCAACTGGATAACTTCAAACGTGCATTACTAGAGTTGTATTCAGCTACCCAGAGGCTGGAGCGTATGCTTGAAAAGGAATTTCCTGCGTAG